The sequence below is a genomic window from Salinispira pacifica.
TTCCGCCCCAGGCGGAAAAAAGGGCATACCCCGTCCGGTGGAGGACGGCTCTTCGGATTCACCTGCAAGGTCCCGGGACCGCTCCGGGGGAACGTCCCGGGCTCGGCCTCCGGGGAAATCAGGTCTGGTGAAAACCGGCCTGAGCGGCGATGACTTTCTCAAAATTATCAGCCGCAGCGCGCCGGAAGAAAAGCCCAGCATACGGGAAATTGCCGGTCTTCTCATGCTCATGGGCACCGAACAGGCGTCCCGGATTCTTGCACTGCTCCCCGACGACATGGTGGAAAAAATTTCCCTTGAGATAAGCCGGATCCGGGTACTCAAACCCGAAGAGAGCAAGGCGATCATCGAAAAGTTTCAGATCGCCGCCGGCAGGGAGCAGGAGCGCCTCAGGGGCGGTAAGGATGTGGCCCGGGATATTCTCGAGCGTTCCATCGGGCGGAGAAAGGCCGTGGATATTCTTGCCAGGACGTCCAGTTCCCCGGGATTCGACCAGCTTGATTTTTTGAATGAACTGGAACCGGGGCAGCTGAAGCAGCTCCTTAAGGATGAACCGCCCCGTCTCATTGGAATCATTCTTTCCCATCTTGAACCCGGCCGGGCGGCGGGATTGCTGAAGGATCTGCCGGCGGAAAAGAAGCCCCGGATTATCCGGAGCATGGGTGAGAAGGTGAAGCTTTCCCAGGATGTGCTTCATAATATCGCCAAGGCAATT
It includes:
- a CDS encoding flagellar motor switch protein FliG; translated protein: MKLNKHIQNAYGKGGKSKASPPSSASSGTSGPADTSGPSAPGGKKGIPRPVEDGSSDSPARSRDRSGGTSRARPPGKSGLVKTGLSGDDFLKIISRSAPEEKPSIREIAGLLMLMGTEQASRILALLPDDMVEKISLEISRIRVLKPEESKAIIEKFQIAAGREQERLRGGKDVARDILERSIGRRKAVDILARTSSSPGFDQLDFLNELEPGQLKQLLKDEPPRLIGIILSHLEPGRAAGLLKDLPAEKKPRIIRSMGEKVKLSQDVLHNIAKAIKGKIRRIGTQQTNELDGAQVLAEILRSMDASSERNILEDLGIEAPDVESRIKERLFTIDRVLHIRDTDLQRILADMADEDIALLMKGKDENIRVRFLKNVSSQRSIAISENYHYLGPVPRKDVDESTRDFILKLRRMEERGDIVIPRNDEPMVE